The nucleotide sequence GATCCCGCTGTCAGAGCTAAGCTGATATGACAAACAGTTGAAGTAATCATGCCAGAATCAGCAGAGCCTAGTCCTACTCAGAGCTCTCCTCCTCCCAAACtcaccctcattctctctccctcactgtgtcTTTCTCTGCTTGTCCATCCTCTCTCAAAGGGTAATAAAGGGATTGTGCTCAAAGACCCACAACACACAAAAAGGACAACTCTTCTTTAGGTGGATCTGTGAATGTGCAGTAGGAGGGAAGGCTGCCTCCCTCATATGAGACTACCAGGGGGTCTAATGCAGTGACCCCCCCTCACCTCTCAGATCAGGAGGGGGTCTAATgcagtgacccccccccctcacctctcAGATCAGGAGGGGGTCTAATGCAGTGAccccccctcctcacctctcagATCAGGAGGGGAGTCTAATGCAGTGAccccccctcctcacctctcagATCAGGAGGGGGGTCTAATGCAGTGACCCCCCCTCACCTCTCAGATCAGGAGGGGGTCTAATGCAGTAAccccccctcctcacctctcagATCAGGAGCCAGACCTACAGCTCAGTCTGAGAAGTGAAGTGGAGCTATGGACCAATGACACAGCAGCACCAGTGAGACACTGGTCAACAGAGCGGAGCCTAGGCAGGCagctagacacacacagacatttccAGGTATGTGAAAGAGGATACAGAAGGTACAATACGAGGCAGAGTATACAGAGCGGACGAATAGAAAACAAacaggaaaaaacacacacacacacagttatgtgGGTGCGAGGGTGTTTAATTTACAGCAGAGCTCTTCTGTTGAGACAACCTGCCCTAAAGAACTACCTCCACAGCAGCATCTTTGCGTCYGTGGGGGTTGTGACTCACCAGACTATACCCTCCTTTGTTATTCTGGGCTAGGGAAGGGGAAGGGCAGGATAATTGGGTGAGGATAACTAAAGTGATCCAAGGATGTGATGGAGCCTTTCTAATGAGCTGTTTAGATTCTCTCCCTCCCGTGCCGTGCTGCAGCGTCTGGCCGGGCTTGTAAACCAGGACCGCTATCTACTATCTCATCTGATCTATAGCTCTGTATGTTACTGCCTGACTTACCGGCTGCCTGCCTTAccggctgcctgcctgcctgccttaccggctgcctgcctgcctgccttaccGGCTGCCTGGCTTACCGGCTTACTGGCTGCCTGCCTTACTGGCTGCCTGCCCGACCGCAGTGGCCTGGGACACCACTGCTAGACTGGAGCTTAGTTGTCAGAGCAGCCAGCTATATTGTAGTCTATAGGAGTACAACTAACTCCTGGGCTGCTCACATCACTATCAGTTGTAGGAAGACGAGAGGGTTTTGGACACCAGTTACAGTAGACTTTCAGGGCAGGGAGAAGAAGCGCTATATTGCTTTGTGATATACTGGGGCTGAAAAGAGTAACTGTGACAGGAGCTATCAGAGATGGACTCATCTGCATCAATTGGGCGGAACAAGGCTGACATGAGGAAAATCAATTCTTCCACCTGTCACCTCAACATGCTAGGATGATTTGGGTGAGAGGCAATCTCATACCTTGGTACTGCAGTGTGCCTTTATCAAAGCACACACCCAGAGTGATGCAGCATCAACCCACCATCTGGTCTGGCCAGGTAACACAAAATAATGCCTTTCATTTCACTCCTGGAGTAATTAGGTCATTTTATATTCCGCACTTCATCAGTGGGATGATTGGAATGTAAATAGAACTTCATGTTGTAACGAACATGTATTTTAACAGGGAAGCAAATCATAATCCCTAATGATTTATAGATCAATTGCACTACTCTAAATTGGCTTATTATATAAGGATCTACATAAAAATGATCCTGCCCtctccatggctaatttagtCTGACTCTTTTAAACAAAGACTTCAAACATTTACAGAGACTTAACCTACTTTTCCTCTTGCACACTAATACTGAATAATCATAACTGAActttaacactttattttaatccTAGTTGTTTTCCACAGGTCTGCCTTTGTCACCCTCAACGACCGTGACCCAACTTATCTCAGTAATATGGAGTCACGCACACATCCATATTAACACATACATTTCCCTATTTCATCTCTATGACCTGGGAGCTCTGCAGGAACTCTATTACACTGGCCTTGCCCTGTAGCTCTCCAAGTCCCCTTGTCCATTTCTACCTTCCACTCCTTTTTCCCGAGCCCTCTCTCTACCCAATGTTGTGTGAGCAGTAATTTGTCATCTCCCTCTGAGCGTAACCAAGATGAGACGGCAGGCCCTCAGGGTGGCTAGCCGATACCTCCTGAGCAACCCGCATTTCCCCTTACGTAACTGCTGCAGGTTCTGAGGGGGGGAGCAAGGAACAATGGAATACACAGCTGTGGAATACAGAaagtaaaatacaataaaaaggaAGATTCTTCCGAGGGGAAAGAGATGCATTAATCATAACAAAACCTTCAGAAGACAACCTCCATTACAACAGAAGACAACCTCCATTACAACAGAAGACAGACTCCTTGACAAACAGAAGACAACCTCCATTTACAAGAAGACAACCTCCATTACAACAGAAGACAACCTGCATGTACAACAGAAGACAACCTCCATTACAACAGAAGACACCTCCATTACATCAGAAGACAACCTCCATTACCATCAGAGACAACCTCCATTTACATTCAGAAGACAACCTCCGATTACATCAGAAGACAACCTCCATTAACAAAGACACCATTACACAGAAGACAACCTCCAACAACAGAAGACAAACCTCCATGACATCAAAAGAGACAACCTCCATTACAACAGAAGACAACCTCCATTACAAGACAGGAAGAGACAACCTCCATTACAACAGAAGACAACCTCCATTACAACAGAAAACAACCTCCATTACATCAGAAGACAACTCCATTACTATCAGAAGACAACCTCCATTACAAACAGAAGAACAACCTCCATTACAACAGAAGACACTCCATTAAACAAGAGACAACCTCCATTACAACAGAAGACAACCTTCCATTACAACAGAATACAACCTCCATTACAAACAGAAGACAACCTCCATTACAACAGAAGACATCTCCATTACAACAGAAGACAACCTCCATTACAAACAGAAGAGCATCTCCATTACAACAGAAGACATCTCCATTACAACAGAGACAACCTCCGATTACAACAGAAACATCTCCATTAAAACAGAAGACCAACCTCCATTACATCAAAGACAAACTCCATTTACAACAGAAAGACAACCGTCTCATTTACAACAGAAGACAACCTCCATTACAACAGAAGACTTCTCCGAGTTACAACAGAAGACAACCTCCATTACAACAGAAATGTCTTACGCCagggtcctgtgtgaatttaagtatgcctctctaattctctcttctctctttctttctctctctcggaggagccTAGCCGCTAGGAGCCATACATCAGGACTACTGGGCGATGATGACTCCTttctgttcccagtccacctggccttgctgtcTGTCCATTTCAATgcttctgcctgcggttatggaaccgcctacctgtcccagacctgctgttttcaactctaatgatcgggctatgaaaagcaactgacatttattcctatgtatattgaccatgcttgtcatttatgaacatttttttaacatcttggccatgttctttataatctccaccgcacagccagaagaggactggccacccctcatacctGTTCCTCTCTATGGTTTctctaggtttggcctttctaggagtttttcctagcaccgtgcttctacacctgcattgcttgtgttttagctggggtttctgtacagcacttcgagatattagctgatgtacgaagggctatataaaataactttttgggaTTGGAGAGTTGAAAACAACCTCCATTACTATCAGAAAGACAACCTCCATTACATCAGAAGACAACCTCCATTACAACAGAAGACAACCTCCATTACAACAGAAGACAACCTCCATTACATCAGAAGACAACCTCCATTAACATCAGAAGACAACCTCCATTACATCAGAGACAACCCCATTACACAGAAGACAAAACCTCCATTTACAACAGAAGACAACCTCCATTACAACAGAAGACAACCTCCATTACATAGGACAACCTCCATTACATCAGAAGACAACCTCCATTTACATCAGAAGAAACCTCCATTACACAGAAGACAACCGCATTACAACAGAAGACAACCTCCATTACAACAGAAGACAACCTCCATTACAACAGAAGACAACCTCCATGTACAACAGAAGACAACCTCCATTTACAACAGAAGACAACCCATTACAACAGAGACAACCTCATTACAACAGAAGAACAACCTCCATTAATCAGAAGACAACCTCCATTACATCAGAAGACAACCTCCATTAGTCAACAGAGACAATCTCCATTACACAGAAACAATCTCCATTACACAAAGACAATCTCCCATACATCAGAAGACAACCTCCATACACAGAAGACAACTCCATTACAACAGAAGACAACCTCCATTACAACAGAGACAACTCATTACAACAGAAGACAACCTCCATTACATCAGAAGAACTCCACAAACAACCTCCATACAACAGAAGACAACCTCCAttacagacagaagacaacctcCATTACAACAGAAGACAACCTCCATTACAACAGAAGACAACCTCCATTACATCAGAAGACAACCTCCATTACATCAGAAGACAATCTCCATTACAACAGAAGACAACCtccattttacatttatttaactaggacagtcagttaagaacaaattcttattttcaatgatggcctaggaacagtgggttaactgccttgttcaggggcagaacgacagatttttaccttgtcagctcggggatttgatcttgcaacctttcggttactagtgctctaaccactgggctacctgctgccccattacATCAGAAGCACAGATGAACAGGACAGGCACTCAGGAGGAATAGGCACTAGGCAAGCTTAAGCTATGGGCAACTCTTGCTAGATGGTGCCAGTGTTTCCCACACTCTCAGAACAGCCCTGGGCACACAGCACAGGCAAACCAAGAACACATCCTGATCCACACCCATCTTCTTCTCAGGTCCTCTGAATTGTTTTCCAAAGGAAAACTCTCCAACTCTACAGTCAAGAATGCCACTAGGTGAAATCAAGAATTCCACTAGGTCAGAAGAGAGATTAGGACTGTGGAAAAAATGTGCctactaaacaaacaaaaaacaggatCTACGCTGTTTTTacatatcattaaaaaaaaactcaaatgtCTGACCACTTGGTACACTTGGTAGTAAATCTTAGAGAAAAAATGCAGGCCCTAAATCAAACCAACCCTGGGTAATTTCACATCGTGTCACAACTGTTTTCCCCCTGATGGTTTACAAATGTTCTGCATGTTGAAAATGGGCATGCCCATACATGGAACAAGATTGTGTTGACAGCTACAGATGACACCTCCGACCTTAACGTTAAATAACAAGGCTTTTACAAAATGATGAGCACAAAACCAATTAAACCACGAAATAAAGAATATGCAAATTGRACAATAAAATCCCTCATCTCATGAATGGACAATCGTTGTGTCCAGTCATGCCTTGGAGCTATAACATGGAGGACTGGGCTACAGTCATAAAACAAGGAGCCATGCTTATAATAGCCTGCCATGTCTTCACACATCTGCACTCCCTGGGTACATGTTAACTGTGGttccctcacccccctctcccatccctgTTATTTATTTCCCAACAGAACATCACTAGCATCAAGGATCTTGTCGGTaaaaacacactcaaacacagtaCAGTGCTTAAATAGTGTGGCTATTTCTccttcagcagcagcagcccacGAGGGCCTGGAGTATGAAGTCTGAAAGGTCAGCAGCCAACCAACTCAGGTAWtacgttgtgtgtgtgtgtctgttattgTGTTGGTGATGTCTTATCTGTGGGAATAGTCTCTGAGGGGATATCTTGGGGGATTCAACAGAGGTAGATCATTGGACCAAATTAAACAAACAGATCAATCACCAACCCAATCAATCACTTAGCAGATATACCTGCCACCTCCATTTTGGTCATTactggtgtggagagagagaggggagatcatTCTCCTGAAACTGGCTGTTTATGATGATCTTGCCCATGCAGCAAAATTATGGAAACACACATCTGCGTTATCAAGGCTATCACGTCTATTAGCCCAGTCTGTTTTTCGCATCTCTTTGTCATTCATGAATCAAGGCTGTCCTGCCTGCCCCTCCCTTCCCCTACTAGACGTCCTCTGCAGAGGGGACTGGAGGAGCGGTGAGAGGAGGGTAGCAGCTGTGAGTTTAGTCTCCCACTGAGTGGTTGCTGATGCTGACTGCTCTAGGGAGCGTCCGTTTTGACATAGTGGACTCGCTACCacataaataaaagaaaaacactgCCAGAACAGCCACTACCACCTGCTTGGAGTAGGTTTTCTTCATATGGTTATTATTGTAGAAGTGTCATTGTGTTATTATTGTAAGCCTATTATTTGGTGCCCAATGTGCATCTTGTAATTCAATCTATATAGTTCAGGATCTACGTTAACATGTGTTCATTAGGCTAGATTATAGATCTGACCTGGGGTTGTAGGTGTAGGTAAAACAATGTTGAATAAATTATATTTCCCAGGGTGCAATGGGTTATTCATATTATTTGTATAGTTGAAAGAAACGCAGCGACGTGGTTGTGGAAAGTTATTCGGGGTCTCTCTGGTTAGATAGAGATACATTAGCCAAAGTTGTCATTTCTTTAGCTTAAACATTTTGGAGACTGAAGCAGAACTGTTATGATGATATCTGTGTAATTATGAAAGCAGGTGTATCTGTCATTAGGCTAACATTTAATTGCTAGCTAGCTCGGGTTAGCTACGGCTAGGCTAACAGGGAGAATGAATATTGCCAAAAGTGTGCACATTGTTTCAGATAAATATTAGCTAGTTATGATAAACAATCCGGTGGCTAGATGCCAcctctagctagccagctaataaTATGGGTCAATATTGGAATGAAGCAGCTGTCTTATGATTGATTGCGGTTTGACTGGTAGCGGGCTTAGCTGGTCCATAATACGTTTGCTTGTCTCCATCATCTGCTGCATAAATCAAGCATTGCGTGACAAGTGCATTGAACAACTCAATGAATTCTAATGCAATRCAAAATAAATATAGCAGTACCTAGATgacccttcacacacacaaatacagttaCAGAGAGTGTGTCAGTGTAAACCATAGTAAGCTTCGCTATGGTGCATACTATTCTGTAGCAGCTCGTCTCACGAGCCATGTGACGTAGAGAGAGTCTATTCTACAGCACTGAAAGGAAAGCAGAGCAACCCCCTTTCAGAAGCGCCGAGTGAGCATGTGTGGCTCACGACTGGCTAGGATGTCCTTTAATATACGGTTGCTATGGAAATGGATGACATGAAATGGATCCGTACGGCTAACGGCTAAAACATCTCCTCACCTCGTGTTTTTACAGAAATCACTGCCAACAACCTGACACGTCATAAGGAGATCTGCACCAGCCGAGGTAAGGATCTCAACATCTCTCTTGCTGTACATCATAAACAATTATAATTAAAGGATGTTTGCCCTTCTACCCTTACTGAAGAAtaatcaatacattttaaattaaaaagCAATGCTGGCAAATGTATGTGaacatctttaaaaaatgtaaatgaattgtCTGTCTTATTTCAAAGTTTTATAAATGTTCTAAACAAAAATATTTATTATTGTATCAGTGATAAAATGATTTWAAAAATGTGTTAATATTGAAGTCACTGTGGTGGGGTAACCTTATTGAAGTGTGGTGAGAAGGACACTGCAGCTTTAAGTCCACATATTGAGCATTACAATTATCAGAAGTCATTGTCCTCTTCAGTAACAGTTCCATGAGGTGCCGGCACAGAGGAGAGGCATGCACAACAGAAAATACACACGCACTAAAACTAGTGTCTCCTTTTTCAACTATCAGCMAGAGCCATCAATCTCTCTCATCGGTCCAGTTCACACTCTCCTTTGTTCCTGCAAGAAAAGTCTGTGCATGAGTGTggtgagagaggggaaagagagagagcgaggggagagaggggaaagagagggagacaaacgAAGAGACCTGCTCAATTCAAtttctcattcctgtctcctctccagtcCAGTGGAGCCGGCGCTGAGCAGAGGGGCTGAAGATTGGCTGCTGCCCGCTCTAGCACCAGGATCCTCTACAGCCGTCTGGGGTGAGGGGTGGAGGAGACGAGGTgcctggctggggctgggtggatGCTGCCTGGAGGAGGGGGGGCCACGGCAGCAGCAGAGGCAGTGGGAGGAAGATGGCATCCACATGCATGCAGATCTTCGCCTTCATCCTGGCGCTGTTGGGCATCATGGGGGCCATGGTKGCCACACTGCTGCCCAATTGGAAGGTGAGTGCCGACGTGGGCTCCAACATCATCACAGCCATCTCCCAGATGCAGGGGCTGTGGATGGACTGCACCTGGTACAGCACCGGCATGTTCAGCTGCACCTTGAAGTACTCGGTGCTGTCGCTGCCCGCCTACCTGCAGACTGCCCGTACCACCATGGTGCTGTCCTGTGTGATGGCTGCCATGGGCCTGTGCCTGGCATCCCTGGGGCTCAAATGTACCCGCTGGGGGGGCGGCCGGCGCTCCAAGAGGCACGCAGCCATCGCCAGCGGGGGCTGCTTCATCGCCGCTGGCTTCCTGTGCCTGGTGCCCGCTTCCTGGTTCACCAACGAGGTCATCACTAACTTCCTGGACCGCAGTGTGCACGAGAGCAATAAGTTTGAGCCCGGGGGGGCCGTGTACGTGGCCTTCCTGTCGGCAGGCTTCCTCTTCGTGGGGGGGTCCATCTTCTGCGTGTCTTGCTCGGGGAAGAGGCCCGGTCACCAGGACATGATCTTACTGCCCCCCCCCAACAAACTCAtactgcagcagcaacagcagctcctacagcaacagcagcaggacCAGCACCAGTACTGCTCCCTCTCCCCACTAGACAATAAGACAGGCTACAGCCTGCAGGACTATGTGTAGGCTAAAGCAACAAGCCACTTGCTACTGCTAGGCAGACCAGTTTGGGGAAACAACCAGGGCTTACACTGCGTAAGAAATTGAGGAGACTAGAGCGGAGGGGAAGGACTTTGATGGCgtctctttccctttcccctctTTTTCTGTTCTGCAAGCACAAGCAGTGGAGGTATTCCCCGAGCAGCCCCTTGGAACAGACGGACGGTGAATGTGAAATGCAGCGCAGCCgggggaggaagggaagcgctgcaGAATGGGAGGGGAGCCGCAGCTCGACACATGCAGATACCCCAGCAATCATCAGTAAATCCATTAAGACTTCCCGGGGGAATGGATTAGCTGATAACAAGCCT is from Salvelinus sp. IW2-2015 linkage group LG9, ASM291031v2, whole genome shotgun sequence and encodes:
- the LOC111968837 gene encoding claudin-20-like; amino-acid sequence: MASTCMQIFAFILALLGIMGAMVATLLPNWKVSADVGSNIITAISQMQGLWMDCTWYSTGMFSCTLKYSVLSLPAYLQTARTTMVLSCVMAAMGLCLASLGLKCTRWGGGRRSKRHAAIASGGCFIAAGFLCLVPASWFTNEVITNFLDRSVHESNKFEPGGAVYVAFLSAGFLFVGGSIFCVSCSGKRPGHQDMILLPPPNKLILQQQQQLLQQQQQDQHQYCSLSPLDNKTGYSLQDYV